The proteins below come from a single Natranaerofaba carboxydovora genomic window:
- a CDS encoding replication-associated recombination protein A — protein MDLFNYNYEKKSKKSSPLADRIRPKTLDYMVGQQEVVGEGRYLRRAIEEDRLFSMILYGPPGTGKTTLARIVANHTNSNFFQLNAVTSGIKEIREVINKAKEKKSYYQEDTILFIDEIHRFNKAQQDGLLPYVEDGTIILIGATTENPYFSINSPLLSRVRVFQLRLLFDNEIEKLIMRGLEDKENGLGDYNVKLHEDALRHLIRLANGDIRTALNALELSVITTIPDENNLREITLDKIEKSIQDRAVYYDKDGDNHYDIISAFIKSMRGSDPDASLYWLARMIEGGEDPLFITRRMLIFASEDIGNADPQALQVALSTHQAVSELGMPEARITLAQGVTYLSSTEKSNSSYVAIEKALKDVKQTRQEPVPLHLRDTHYRGAKNMGHGEGYKYPHNYPVNYVKQDYVPDNVKGKVYYEPSENGHESHFKNRLKYLRGEQNKHKSGGKDVK, from the coding sequence ATCGACTTGTTTAATTATAATTATGAAAAAAAATCAAAAAAGAGCTCTCCCCTTGCTGATAGAATAAGGCCCAAAACCCTTGATTATATGGTTGGTCAACAGGAAGTAGTGGGAGAAGGTAGATATTTAAGAAGAGCTATTGAAGAAGACAGGCTTTTTTCGATGATTTTGTATGGTCCCCCCGGCACTGGCAAAACTACCCTCGCAAGAATTGTAGCAAATCATACAAATTCGAATTTTTTTCAATTAAATGCGGTTACCAGTGGGATAAAAGAAATTAGAGAAGTTATTAACAAAGCAAAAGAAAAGAAAAGTTATTATCAGGAAGATACTATTTTATTTATTGATGAAATTCACAGGTTTAATAAAGCCCAGCAGGATGGACTGCTTCCCTATGTTGAAGATGGTACTATTATATTGATTGGAGCTACCACAGAAAACCCGTATTTTAGTATAAATTCTCCTCTTTTATCTAGAGTAAGGGTATTTCAACTAAGATTATTGTTTGATAATGAAATTGAGAAGTTAATAATGCGTGGGCTAGAAGATAAGGAAAATGGTCTTGGAGATTATAATGTTAAGTTACATGAAGATGCTTTGCGACATTTAATAAGGCTAGCTAATGGTGATATAAGAACTGCACTAAATGCTCTGGAGTTAAGTGTGATTACAACAATTCCTGATGAAAATAATTTAAGGGAAATCACATTAGATAAGATAGAAAAGTCCATACAGGATAGGGCAGTGTATTATGATAAAGATGGGGACAATCATTATGATATTATTTCGGCTTTTATCAAATCTATGCGTGGCTCAGATCCTGATGCAAGCCTTTACTGGTTGGCCAGGATGATAGAAGGAGGAGAAGATCCTTTATTTATTACTAGGAGAATGTTAATATTTGCAAGCGAAGATATTGGAAATGCTGATCCACAGGCCTTACAGGTGGCGCTTAGCACACATCAGGCTGTATCAGAGCTTGGGATGCCTGAAGCTAGAATAACCCTTGCTCAAGGAGTTACTTATCTTTCGTCTACAGAAAAAAGCAACAGTAGTTATGTAGCAATTGAAAAAGCTTTAAAAGATGTAAAACAAACAAGACAGGAGCCTGTACCACTTCACTTAAGAGATACTCATTATCGTGGAGCTAAAAATATGGGGCACGGGGAAGGGTATAAATATCCGCATAATTATCCAGTTAACTATGTTAAGCAGGATTATGTCCCAGATAATGTCAAAGGCAAAGTTTATTATGAGCCTTCTGAAAACGGTCATGAATCTCACTTTAAAAATAGATTAAAATATCTACGAGGAGAACAAAACAAACACAAGAGTGGTGGTAAAGATGTCAAGTGA
- the scfB gene encoding thioether cross-link-forming SCIFF peptide maturase — protein sequence MKLPKESIVHTFEFNNYYYAIDTNSGSLHELNGTAFDVINKINKYKELNLHNIDKNNITNELDKKWPGNTINKVLEEVETLIQKEQLFSDIIIETDKIKKNNDQLKALCLNISHTCNMKCKYCFAGGGTFGQDTKKKDLMDFDTAKKAVDFLLENSNERKNCEIDFFGGEPLLNWEVVKKTVHYAREKASKNNKNIKFTLTTNGLSLDNEVMRFLNEHDFAVVLSLDGRKEINDTNRKSLYDDKSTYDSIVGLYQEFVESRDHKEYFVRGTFSADNLDFTRDVEHIYDLGFKDISLEPVVCSKEKNYSLENVDLDLIKKEYERLTLFYEEKADKGEGFSFYHFEINLDGGPCVKKRFSGCGAGSEYLAITPSGEIYPCHQFVGNDEFVMGDLKKSFLVDQSVKNKFNEHNFLSKKKCKECWAKFHCGGGCHANAYLFNGNMEEPHKTGCELLKKRIECALYLASKGLLQRYR from the coding sequence TTGAAATTACCAAAAGAAAGCATTGTACATACCTTTGAATTTAATAATTATTATTATGCGATAGATACTAATAGTGGATCACTTCATGAATTAAATGGAACTGCTTTTGATGTTATAAATAAAATTAACAAATACAAAGAATTGAATTTACATAATATTGATAAAAATAATATAACTAATGAGCTAGATAAAAAGTGGCCCGGAAATACTATCAATAAGGTTTTAGAAGAAGTTGAGACTTTGATTCAGAAAGAACAATTGTTTTCAGATATCATAATAGAAACTGACAAAATTAAGAAAAATAATGACCAATTAAAAGCTCTATGTCTTAATATTTCGCATACCTGCAACATGAAATGTAAGTATTGTTTTGCAGGAGGTGGTACTTTTGGACAAGATACAAAGAAAAAAGATTTGATGGATTTTGATACTGCCAAAAAAGCAGTTGACTTTTTGTTGGAAAATTCTAATGAAAGAAAAAACTGTGAAATTGACTTTTTTGGAGGAGAGCCTTTATTAAATTGGGAAGTTGTAAAAAAAACTGTCCATTATGCCAGAGAAAAAGCATCTAAAAATAATAAAAACATAAAATTTACTTTAACTACTAATGGATTGAGTCTAGATAATGAAGTTATGAGATTTTTAAATGAACATGATTTTGCAGTAGTATTAAGTCTAGATGGTAGGAAAGAGATTAATGATACTAATAGAAAAAGTCTATATGATGATAAGAGTACTTATGATAGTATAGTTGGGTTATATCAAGAATTTGTCGAGAGTAGAGATCATAAAGAGTATTTTGTCAGGGGAACTTTTAGTGCTGATAATCTTGACTTCACCAGGGATGTTGAACATATTTATGATCTTGGTTTTAAAGATATTTCCCTTGAACCTGTGGTATGTTCAAAAGAAAAAAATTACTCGTTAGAAAATGTGGATTTAGATTTAATTAAAAAAGAGTATGAAAGGCTAACTTTATTTTATGAAGAAAAGGCTGATAAAGGCGAAGGTTTTAGTTTTTATCATTTTGAGATAAATCTTGATGGTGGACCTTGTGTTAAAAAAAGATTTTCTGGATGTGGAGCAGGGAGTGAATATCTAGCTATTACACCATCTGGTGAAATTTATCCCTGTCATCAGTTTGTTGGCAATGATGAGTTTGTAATGGGAGATCTTAAGAAAAGTTTTTTGGTAGATCAGTCTGTAAAAAATAAATTTAACGAGCATAATTTTTTAAGTAAGAAAAAATGTAAAGAGTGTTGGGCTAAATTTCACTGCGGTGGCGGCTGTCATGCAAATGCATATTTATTTAATGGTAACATGGAAGAGCCGCACAAAACCGGATGTGAATTATTAAAGAAAAGGATTGAATGTGCCCTGTATCTTGCCAGTAAAGGCTTGTTACAGCGATATAGATGA
- the scfA gene encoding six-cysteine ranthipeptide SCIFF, whose protein sequence is MDNIKTVFSGWSGITSEHDGCGECQTSCQSACKTSCTVGNQACERD, encoded by the coding sequence TTGGATAATATAAAAACTGTATTCAGTGGCTGGTCTGGAATTACTTCAGAACATGATGGATGTGGTGAATGTCAAACATCATGTCAATCCGCTTGTAAAACTTCCTGTACTGTAGGGAACCAGGCCTGTGAAAGGGATTAA
- a CDS encoding DUF1858 domain-containing protein: MTIGDVLKQQPKTADVFMKHGMHCLGCPSATGETIAQAAMVHGTDLDKLIDELNKVVE, encoded by the coding sequence ATGACAATCGGTGATGTATTAAAGCAACAACCAAAAACAGCCGATGTGTTCATGAAACATGGGATGCATTGTCTTGGCTGCCCGTCTGCTACTGGTGAGACTATTGCCCAGGCTGCAATGGTCCATGGAACAGACTTAGACAAATTAATAGATGAACTAAATAAAGTCGTAGAATAG
- a CDS encoding alpha/beta-type small acid-soluble spore protein has protein sequence MAKRHRLPQSAKQLESLKYEVAKDLKLDKDIELKGWREMPTRDIGKIGGNMVRRMIKEYEKNWLNKF, from the coding sequence ATGGCTAAACGCCATCGACTGCCTCAATCAGCAAAGCAGTTAGAAAGTTTAAAGTATGAGGTGGCTAAAGATTTGAAACTTGATAAAGATATTGAATTAAAGGGTTGGAGAGAGATGCCTACTAGGGATATTGGGAAGATAGGTGGAAATATGGTTAGAAGAATGATTAAAGAGTATGAAAAAAATTGGTTGAATAAATTTTAG
- a CDS encoding TIGR04086 family membrane protein, which yields MSRLTQRYENESESKTSRISFILTGVLLAYAISLLVFLVTALLLNLTNISDVIIPHLTYITSVISIVVGSMHATKNIGEKGWLNGGVCGILYFVGLLLLSVLMGIELASTNIILSRLFMAFVFGAVGGVLGINT from the coding sequence AGGTATGAAAACGAATCTGAGAGTAAAACAAGCAGGATAAGTTTTATTTTGACGGGGGTATTATTAGCTTATGCTATATCTCTTCTAGTTTTTTTAGTAACAGCACTACTGTTAAATTTGACTAACATTTCTGATGTTATTATACCCCATTTAACTTATATTACAAGTGTAATCAGTATTGTTGTGGGTTCTATGCATGCTACAAAAAATATAGGAGAAAAAGGATGGTTAAACGGGGGCGTATGTGGAATATTATATTTTGTTGGGTTACTTTTATTAAGTGTTTTGATGGGTATTGAACTTGCCTCGACAAATATAATTTTATCCCGCTTGTTTATGGCATTTGTCTTTGGTGCTGTAGGTGGAGTGTTAGGAATAAATACTTAA